The sequence ATTATCGGATCTATTAAAAAAGGCACTCAAAGGAGAGCGCTACGCTGTCGACACCGCACTCGATGGAAAGACCGGCTACGAAAAAGCGCTCAACGGAAAATACGAACTCATCATTCTCGACATCATGCTCCCCCGGATGGACGGCATGGAAATTTGCTACGAGCTTCGCTTCCATTCGGTACATACTCCCATCATGATGCTCACTGCACGAAGCATGGTTGAAGACCGGGTTGCGGGACTCGACTTGGGCGCAGACGACTATCTCGTGAAGCCATTCGGCATGAACGAACTTTTTGCGAGAATCCGAGCGATACTCCGCCGACGAAAAACAACCGAATCAACAATACTCAAAGTTTCTGACATCATTCTCGACAGCAAGAAACATGAAGTTACCCGCGCAGGCAAAGTCATACCTCTTACCCTCAAAGAATACCGCCTGCTTTTTGCGCTCCTTTCACATCAAGGAGAGGCGTTGACGAGACGGCAGCTTTTGGATGACGCCTGGGGGCCTGAATTTCAAGAAAAGAACAATGAATTGAACGTCCATATGAACTATCTGCGTGCAAAAATCGATTCAAAACGAAAAATCCCTTTTATTCAAACAATTCGAGGCGTTGGCTTCACATTGAAAGGATAAGGGGTAACATTCCCGTCTCCCTTGTACTTTTGATATTTCGTGGTATCTTAAGGACAGCTGTACAAACCCAAAGGAGACTAAAAATGGACCAGAGAACAGACCCATACCGAATGGAGTTCGAACAAGTTCTTTCGGCCCAGCAAAGACAAGTGCAAGAACTTGCGCAGAACTGGGACAAGTGGCTAGAAGAGGAGTTTGCGCTCGCCCCTCAGGCGATCGTGGATCAGGGTCTCTTGACTAAAGAAGTCCACCAGGCAGAAAGCTGGAAAATCGGTGACTTCTGTGTCAGAAACATGCTGCCTCTTTTAGAGAAATTCCATAGGACGCGAAGCTTCCGGGATTGTCGTTACATGCAGTGGACTGCTGTCGGCAAGTTTCGTGAGGTAGAGCTGGCTCTCAAAGCCATAAAAATGGGCTTTGAAATCATTTTCAGGGACGTCAGCAGCGTTGCGTGCGAGAATGCGAGACGTGCCATGAGGGAACACGGGGTTCCCGCACACACAAACGCATTTGATGTAAGGGAGGGCGAATTCCAAGACCGTTGGTCTCCCGATGGACTGGAGTGCCTCAATTCCGGATTATTTTATGCCGGACAATGGGTTCAGCTCCTATCAATCGAAGAGGCAGAAAAGGTCATGGGGCTTTTGGGAGCATTTCTATGTACTCCTAAAGGTTTTGTCCCGCAATGTGATCGCCGAGTGTGCCTCGTTCACCCACTCCCGGAGGATAACGTAGGTACCACATGGAAGCACTCGACCCCCTATAGTGCGGACGACATGGTCGCCTGGGCTAGCAAGGGTAACGGCAAAATAAGAGCCGAGGTTGCCAAGGAGAAGTGCGAGTATTACGGGGGTCCGCCTTTGGGACATGTCTATAGTTTTATCGTCCTTTCGGCGGATGTCTAGTTAAAAAGGGGGCAGGTCTCGTTTTTCAAAACCGTCAGACCAAGACGGGAAAGAATAATGAAGCTATGCCCTCTTCATTTTTTCTGGCACCATTTATAGATAAGTTCAATTTGAAAATTCACAGATCGAGACTAAAATTTTAATGCTAATCGGGGAATATGGCTCGCGAAAAAAACAATAAAAAAACAATAAAAACGTTGGTAAATGATTCTCCCGTATTTAAACTGCAAATACCTGTGGTTCTCTATAAGTGCATCCCGGACATTAAGAACCATAAATGGAGTATCGTTTCGATGAGTTCAGATATAGTAAAAAGTACAGGTTTTAAGTACGAAAATTTCACGAAGGATCCTGTTTTTTGGGCAAAACGTTTATATTCGGAAGATAAAGAACGGGTTATCAAAAAACTGAACGAGCTCCGCTCGGGACAGATTTCTTCAATGGATGTTGCATATCGCTGGCTTCATAAAGATGGAAAATATCATTGGTTCAGGGATCACGCTGTTCTCCTTCGGGATAAAAAAAATAAACCCGCAGAAATTCTCGGTTCGTGGGTCAATATTTCAGTTCTCACTGACGCAAACAAAATCATCGAAGAAAATGAGGAGCAATATAAAAAAATTGTTGAACTTTCCCCTGACGCGCTCTTCGTTCATAGCGACGGGGTATTTCGCTTTCTTAATAGCGCGGCCATAGCTCTGTACGGAGGTAAAAAACCTGAGGATCTTATCGGCAAGCCGGTTATTAATTTTTTTCATCCTGACTATTACGAGCAACTTCGACAGAGAATGAAAGCTACCTTCGAAGAAAAAAGAAATCTCCCCTTCATTGAATATAAAATTGTTACTCTTACCGGTGAAGTAAAAAGTGTTGAGATAGCTTCGACACCTTTTACCTATCAAGGCAAGCCAGCAGCTCAAGGTGTCATTATTGACATCACGAAGCATAAGGAAAAGGAAGAACTCTTGCGTAGCCAGAAAGAAACCCTGGCTATCAAGGTAAAACTTGAGGAAGAAAAGCTCAAAACAGAATTTGTTGCTGACACCATTCATGAGGTCCGCACTCCGCTCGCTATTATCCGGGGAAATGCTGATCTCGCGCTTCGCACAGGAAAAAGCGGGAAACTGAAATCTCCCAAGAGTGCCCTTCAAGCCATCAACCACGAAGTCGAACACCTCTCGCATCTTTTGGGAGACCTCACCATGCTGACATCTCCTCAAGTGGGGGTCGAAAGAATGATTCTTGCTCACGAGGTGGATCTTTCAAAACTCTTAAGAGATACTGTGAAGCGCGCCAAAGTGCTTGCTCACCAAGAAGACGTCTCTTTACAATTCACCCCGATACCTCCGCTCTTCGTGAGGGGCGACAAGATATACTTGCAAAAACTTTTTTTAAATCTCATCAAAAATGCTATTACTTACAATAAGAAAAAAGGATTCGTGAGAGTCGACGCGAGAAAAGAGCAAAATAAGGTCGTCATAACGGTTCGGGATAGCGGAATAGGCATATCGAAAGAAGATCTGGGCCGTATCTTTGAGCGATTTTACCGCGCGGGGAAAGTGCGTGATCCTGAAGGAAAAAGAACAGGGCTTGGTCTCGCCATTGCAAAATGGATCACCGAAATTCACAGAGGCACTATCCACGCCTCAAGCACCCTGAGTAAAGGCAGCACTTTTACCGTTACTCTCCCTTTGATCAAAAAAGCCTGATTTGTGGCTTTCTATAGGCACTTTTCCCCTTTTTCATAGGGGCTTTTTTGTTGTAATGGTTCACTTTCCCGAACGGCTCAGAGAATATGAAAAAAACTAAAAAAAAGAAGGGGAAGAGGGGGCGAAGCGTAAGAGTTGTAAGTGCTGATCCTCTGGATCAAATGTGGGAAGAGAGTTGGACATATATAAAGACGGTTGTGGACATTATGCACGAGCCGTTTTTGATTCTCGATAAAAATCTCTGCGTCATGGCTGCGAATGAATCTTTCTACAGAACGTTCCAGGTCGAAGCACGGGACACCGAAAAAAAGCTTGTGTATGAGCTTGGAAATGGCCAGTGGAACATTCCTGCCTTGCGGAAACTTCTTGAGGAAATCCTACCCCGAAACAGCTTTTTCAAAGGCTTTGAAGTAAGCCACGATTTTCCTCTTGTCGGGCATAAAGTGATGATTTTGAACGCCCGACGTATTTACCGAGAAGGAGCACAATCAAAACTCTTCCCTCCTATTATTCTTCTCGCAATGGAAGATGTGTCTGAAATGATGCTTGTTGCCAAAAGACTTTCGGATCATATAAATGATTTTGAAGCCGGGGTTACCGGAAAGGCAACAAGATTGGAACTCAACATGGGAAGATTGGAAAGAGATATCGTTGAATTGAAAAAGAAGGCGTAAGGACGGTCGATAAGTGTTATTAACCTAATTCTCAAAATCATGGATTCATATAATTCTCCGACAACTAAACCATTATACCGAGGCACTCAAGTAGTCTGGTACATTCTGGGTTTCATTGAAGTAATATTATTATTCCGATTTGTTTTAAAACTCCTCGGAGCAAACCCAAACGCGGGATTCAGTAGTTTCATTTATGGCCTGACGTACATTTTTGCAGCTCCATTTCTTAATGTATTCCGTATTACGTACGTCGAGGGAAGTATTTTTGAGTGGACTACGCTTCTCGCCATGTTCGTATATTGGGTTATCGCTTGGGGCATCATCAAACTCTTTCTCATCGGGAAAACCGTATCAACTCCCGAAGCAGCTGACAAACTTGAGAGAGAGGAAAAAGCATAATAAGAAAAAGGTCGCGTGAGTATTTACTAATCTTTAATTAAAAAATATATGGGAATCATTCTTTGGATTATCTTCGGTGCATTAGTTGGTTGGATCGCTTCAATGATTATGAAAACAAACGCAGAGCAAGGCGCGGTACTTAACATCGTTGTAGGCATTATCGGTGCGGTACTTGGCGGATGGATCATGAGTTTCTTGGGCCAAGGCGGAGTAAGCGGCTTCAATTTGTATAGCTTTATAGTCGCCATTATCGGCGCAGTCGTGCTTATTGCAATTGTAAAAGCAGTACGTCGGACATAAGGCAAGCAGAGAAAACACTGTAATATCGGCCTCTGCCGGACGTCATCTATGGCAGAGATAATACGTAGGAGGTCGACCTATTAGATCCATTAACAAATAATCGCAAGTAAATATCATGAAAAAAATAAATCTTCTCAAGGCTGGAGCGACTGCGATGACCGTGCTTGCTGTAGCCTTTCCAGTTTTCGCGTCCGCAGCAACATATGCGTATGTGAACCAGGCCGGCGAAGTTAGCACTGTTACTGCAGCAGATCCTTGGACAGCAATACAGATGGCACCGAACATCGATGAACATAGCGGAGTTATGCTTCTTGTAAATCCAGCTGACGGCCTTGTTGGCGACAGAGTAACTGTCTCCTAACTTTCTCACACATTCGGAAGTAAAATGAAAAAATAAAATCATCTCCTACGAGATGATTTTATTTTTTACGGGCGTGATTTTTCAAAAATTTCAGCCGTTTGAAAAGAGCACATTTCTGAAAAAACGCTTGTAATGGGCTCTCGTTTGAAACGACTTCTTTATAGAGAATAGTAATGGAAAGGTCGAGCCTTTCTT is a genomic window of Candidatus Paceibacterota bacterium containing:
- a CDS encoding PAS domain S-box protein; amino-acid sequence: MSSDIVKSTGFKYENFTKDPVFWAKRLYSEDKERVIKKLNELRSGQISSMDVAYRWLHKDGKYHWFRDHAVLLRDKKNKPAEILGSWVNISVLTDANKIIEENEEQYKKIVELSPDALFVHSDGVFRFLNSAAIALYGGKKPEDLIGKPVINFFHPDYYEQLRQRMKATFEEKRNLPFIEYKIVTLTGEVKSVEIASTPFTYQGKPAAQGVIIDITKHKEKEELLRSQKETLAIKVKLEEEKLKTEFVADTIHEVRTPLAIIRGNADLALRTGKSGKLKSPKSALQAINHEVEHLSHLLGDLTMLTSPQVGVERMILAHEVDLSKLLRDTVKRAKVLAHQEDVSLQFTPIPPLFVRGDKIYLQKLFLNLIKNAITYNKKKGFVRVDARKEQNKVVITVRDSGIGISKEDLGRIFERFYRAGKVRDPEGKRTGLGLAIAKWITEIHRGTIHASSTLSKGSTFTVTLPLIKKA
- a CDS encoding GlsB/YeaQ/YmgE family stress response membrane protein — encoded protein: MGIILWIIFGALVGWIASMIMKTNAEQGAVLNIVVGIIGAVLGGWIMSFLGQGGVSGFNLYSFIVAIIGAVVLIAIVKAVRRT
- a CDS encoding YggT family protein; translated protein: MDSYNSPTTKPLYRGTQVVWYILGFIEVILLFRFVLKLLGANPNAGFSSFIYGLTYIFAAPFLNVFRITYVEGSIFEWTTLLAMFVYWVIAWGIIKLFLIGKTVSTPEAADKLEREEKA
- a CDS encoding response regulator transcription factor, producing MTILIVEDDKKLSDLLKKALKGERYAVDTALDGKTGYEKALNGKYELIILDIMLPRMDGMEICYELRFHSVHTPIMMLTARSMVEDRVAGLDLGADDYLVKPFGMNELFARIRAILRRRKTTESTILKVSDIILDSKKHEVTRAGKVIPLTLKEYRLLFALLSHQGEALTRRQLLDDAWGPEFQEKNNELNVHMNYLRAKIDSKRKIPFIQTIRGVGFTLKG